From Triticum aestivum cultivar Chinese Spring chromosome 7B, IWGSC CS RefSeq v2.1, whole genome shotgun sequence:
tctagcgattttaaaatatctcctttctctcaatgagagtggaaacattggacttccctgagtatagagtttgtggtgcatatgcccacaaggcacatatcatttttcatcggattgactcccgtagaaatctatatatagacatgaagattctcaagAAAATCACTGTCggatatatagaatacatacaaatgaATTTGTATCGAAGTGCTGATATAgtatattgtgatatacaatatatgatgacaacaataatcatgttcttattagaacatcataaatggacataaaaaatagaccactaaGGAGACTAAGGGACTAAATGTATAGTCTCCAAGCATGTCGGTTGATGCATattcaaccatcatgctctccatgCTCGTAGAGTCTCGTGACAGCTTGATGGTGTCACGTTGAGGGTTTGAAGTGAGTTTCAAACCATTACTCTTGATGTCCTTTGCGTCCTGGTGGCGTGGATTGGATTGCACGCGCTATCCCATGGGATGCAAGACTGATCTTGATGTCTATGACCCGCTTAAGTAATTtgtggccattgagggcaagaGCCTCAAATTGTTAGCCATCGATTACTTATAGAGGCAAgtcagagataattaatttacaagAAGTAAATTAAAAACCATCATGGCTTTGTAATAAGAATGCAAAAATTTGACTCAAGTGTATAACTTGAAAATGCTCAACCTCAATTGTGGGAATATAACACATTGAAGATCATTCAGATCTCACAGTAATAGAGATTTTCTGCACATGGGCAGTAGATCCAACTTATTACCATGTGTTTTCCTAATATAATAAGGGAGATGTTATTGTAAAAAAAATTACAAGTTCGTTGTGCAGGAGAAATCAATCTCGACCGCTGTGACATGTTCATGAAGAATGGCAATGTGGTAAACACATAGAACATATTATCTCCGGTGAAAAACCGGTAATTTATTTATATTACAGATTGCGTAATATAAATACATCTTAATGTTGCAAAATTAATAGATTTTAAGAAAGGCGACTCGAAATCATTAGTGTGAATCTCAAAATGCTAAGGGTGACACCTTAAATTATGCATATGTATTTGCAAGAAAttgaaaatctcaattgcaaatagacgTATTAATCTCGACATGTGGTTAACATGGAAATAAATACATCATAGAAATACTCTGGAATACCTCATACTCAACAGAGAAACAGTACTGCAGAGGTACTGAATTTATCTTTGCAAGAGATGAAGTGCTATATATAGCACTGGAACAAGCCTTTACAAAGGGGGTGTCGGTTCAGACAGAACCGACGCGGTTGGAGAAGTAACCGTCAACGGTTAATACAAGCAGGGATTAATCCCTTAATTATTATATTAATTAATCTTAACACGAAGGAAGAAGAAATAGCATCAAGGTGAGAGAGACAATAACTACATGTACATAGAGGATAACAAACGCCCCGGGAAATGATGTGGCTGTGCTCTCATGGCCAAAATCACTGCCTTGCTAACGAAGTTTAATACTCCCTCATTCCCAAAATATAAGGCACGGCTTGACTTTTCTAGTCTTTGTTGCATAACTTTAACTATGATTTTCATGTATTGTATATCTATAAAATTAGTATATATACacatgaaataaaattattttgcaaGACAAATATGACGATGCCATTTATACATATTCAATCCATATACTTTGATATATATTAGTTGTCAAAGTCGTGCATCAAAAACCGTAAAAAGCCAGTCGtgccttatattttgggaaggagggagtacaaactAACCCTATTTTAGGAAGTATTTCATGATCTGGCCCTTCTCTAAAATGCCATGACGTGTTACACTAGAAATGCAAGGGTCAATGGCGTTTCCCACTGGCACATGACCTTATCCTTCCTCGCCTACCGTATGACATGGCGCAGTAGGAAACATCGTAGACCCCGGTGTTTTCTCCCTAATTTTTTGCGTTCAAGTCTTGTTCTTTCGAGTGCATTTTTTAGTCCTAGGttgaaccctggttcatcattttCATCGAAATTTCGGCCATATATCACGATTTGGTTTGATGTATAGATGCAAGTCCCCTCCCATTTGAGAGAGAAATGCATTGTATGTATAGATGCAAATCAATTTGAGAAGGTAGTTATTTTTCAGTTTGAACTAGGGAAACCATAATGCATTGTATGTGTAGGTCGGATCCTAAACTCAAGGTGATGCCCAAGTGTAGAAGGAGTTCGAAGCAAAGAGGCTGCCATCAAAGGTGATCCTAAAATCAAGGTGATGCCCAAGGGCCGGATCCTACTACACTTGGCAGATTTTGAAGGCGAGTAATGACCGGATCTTCCGACAGGATTACATGCCGCTTGAAGACACCATTTTTCATATCGAAGACGAAGATGTTCTTAGAATGAGAGAATTACCTTTTGCTAGAGTTGCTCAGGATGATGGCGTGGTTGATGTTTTTCCTTCCGGATCTGTCTAGggtacatctagatgtgctttagcaaaactgtttccTTTTTCATCCAATTCTCCACACAAAGCCAAGTGtcttctttttttgagggaaaagccGAGTGTAATTAGATCTTAGGCCCATAATTGGTTATCTTTTCTCTCCTTCTAATAGAAAGGACAGGGCTCTTGGTTACCTTTTCTAGAAACGACAGCAGTCTTGTCGcagtttcaaaaaagaaaaaactgcCAATGGCAAGTACGCGGGGAGAGCAGCAGAAAATTTATATCGTCCGAAGGCCCAGACTCAGCCGTGGCAGACTATTATTTGAAAGCGATCAGCGCACAAGACGAGGAACATGATCTAGCTCAGCTCCACATGGAGAATAGAACTAGACAGCATCTTGTTGATCAGAAAGCTCCATATGAACTTCGAGAATAGGAAAAGCAACGCGGCTAGAAAAACATAGTAGACCACAGTTACATAACCTGAGATCTGAAAGCGACGACTTGCAAAACCCAGTTTTCTCTGTAGGCTTTAGTCTGAGAGCCACACTTCTGTCGTGCTCGGGCATGGCCTGTTGTTCCCGAGCATCTATATTCAGACATATCAAATGTCCCTCGAGATCAAAATGCCAATTCCGCGAATTCTGTTAAACTCAACGTTATAAAACGTGCTGACCGATCAGGTCAAGCACACCCTTCTCTTTCTCACCTTTCGTTTTGACAACGTCCGAATTGCCAAACCAAAGAGAACATTTACCAAAAGAGTAACAAATACAGAAAATGGGCCAAAGCTGGTTATTGGGGAttcctttttttccctttttttgagAGTGGAGATTCCAATATATGACAACAACAGTGACAATGTATGATTTCTGCAAGCAGTTTATGGAAGTGAAACCACGAATACTAAATCACCATTCGGTTAAAAAGCACCATACCATGAATTATTCCATAAATTATCACAACAGATGATCCATAGATAATCACTACGCACACCAGATTCAGTTACCAAACACAAATTAACTGCAGTACTTAACAGAGCACCAGCTGCTCCATGCAGCTTAGAACAGCACATGGTGTTAACAGTAAGGGTTACATCATTACCTGCAAAAATCCACAGTATGGCACAACAATTATTAGACAACATAAACAGGTTTTCCATACCATAGTTAGCTAACAGTGTAATACCAAGACTACCTGCTTGGTTTTACATACCATAAGCAGAgtgggcccacaagccctaggctATTCTTCTTCACCAAAAACGACGCGCATCTGCGCATAGAGGGCCTTTTCATAAAGTTCCCCTCCCAGGAAGAAACCAAAAGCAAGAGATGAAATAGTGAGCATTACCAACCGCCCGTTCCTTTTCAGCCAATTGATGATGTTCTCCCTATCAAAAGGATGTGCATAACACATAATGTTAGGATCGTTTGATACTTTCATTTGAGTACAAATCAAATAAGCTGTAGCGCCTCCAATTAATTACCTCTCAGCTTCAGCTTTAATTCTAGCTATCTCATCATCAATAATACTAGCTATCTTGCCATCTATCTCCACTCCCTCCTTTTTAAACTTTGCCAACAAATGATCAACCTCCTTCTTCCTAGCAACATCAGCTTTGGCTCCATTGCTGGATCCACCCTGGTAAGTTTAATAATTATGTAGATAATTATAATTGATATAATGATACATGAGTTAAAGCAGCTATTCATGCATGTTAGTGGCTGTTAACGAGAGATTATGCATTGCACGGCTAACAATAGTCCTTCTAGAATCCATACTatcaaactttcaaaagtttggccACTAGTATGTCTAAAGCTATCAATACTGACTATATGAAATTTATATTACTAGATTGGTTCTTGGACATGCTTTAGTACAAGAGTACATTAGAACATATACATTGATAtaccctccgttccgatttactcgtcgtgggtttagttcaaatttgaactaaaaccacgacgagtaaatcggaacggaggaagtagaagCTATATGCTAGAGGTCAAAATTACATTTCGACAACCACAAAAAGTCACCAAGGGAAAATAAAACATAAGGATCGCATACTCCTCTTCCCTCCAAGTAAATTGAGCGCCCATATATCATGGAATTAACGGTTCATATCATATCTACTGTGTACTCAATGTACCACAGATTGCTTCAGTACAACTAATTGTCACCACTTTTTCAAGCAAAAGCAACAAATTCAGCACATAATTTTAAGACAGGTCTCCTCCGCAAGCCGGCACATACTGTGCACATTTCAGTGGCAATATTCACCATCATTGGGTCGAAGTACAGAAACCCTCTCCTAACAAACGTCGGAAGTCTGAACTAGGAAAACCTATATCTTTGTTATTGTCTGAGAAAAAAAGGCTAAGGCACATCATATAATTTGATTTGTTAGCATAAAACCGTTTCCGTTTGATGGGGTTAATTTGGTGCTGAACGTCAGAACAAGGCAGTCGGACAGCGAATTGCAGGCATACTGGGCGGATCGATCGAACGAGAGACAACTAGTAGTACCTGAGAGGTGGGAGGCAGAGAGTCCGCCGGCGGCGAATAACGGGGGCCCAGATCCTGCGGCGAAGTGCTGGAGGGAGAGCGCAGCGCCATGGCACCAGCACGCCGCAAGAatccggaggaggagggggcgtcGGCTGAGGTTTGGGTGCTGTTTCTTGCTTCCTCGATCGATCCGTGGCCTCGTTTTTTTTTTTTGTTTCCTCGTCTTTGttgggtttttattttatttttttgagtgGTTCGTCTTTGTTGGTGAGGGGGCAGCCGATAGGGGCGCTCATATGTTTCGCCTAGAGCGAGACGAGAGAAAGTATCGCTGAAGGCGAGCTCCATATTGGGCCAGCCCATCGCGCCGCTGGCCACAGGTCATATTCTTTTTTTTTCACGTTTTACGTTTTGTGTTTTCCTTTATACtttatttatatttccatatattcTATATTACGAAGACTACTttacatgaaaatttcaaaaaatgttgatcaagcatttaCCAAAATGTTTTTTTTAACATCATTTACCAAAATGTttaatgtgtatataaaaaatgtttctcatttatacTAAAAAAATACAACgtcaaatgtgtatagaaaaaatgtagaCCGTGTATTTATATGATGTTAATCCAAGCATTTGAAAACAATGTTGAGAAAGTGTTTGAAAAATGCTAAGTTGTATTTGAAATTttgtaaatgtgtatagaaaatgttTGACCATATAAATCCAAAacatgttaaacttgtatttgagaaatgttaaatgtgcataaaAATTTgtttgaccatgtattcaaaaaatgttaaacttgcctttgaaaaatgttaataaagcatttgTAAAAGTGTtgatcaagtatttgaaaattttaaatcaagcattttaaaaatgcatatatgcatataaaaaatgttgaccatgtcaAAATTATAAAATAATTGAAAATATATtaataaagcatttgaaaatatgttgaacaagtatttgaaaaatgataatcaagcatttaaaatatgttaaatgtgtatataaaaaatgttgactaTTTATTAAAAAATGAAATGATAAAAAACATGATCGGGTATatataaaatgttaatcaagcatttgaaaaaatattaacaagtatttgaaaaatattaagcaagcattttaaaaatgttaaatgtgtataaaaaatgatgaccatgtattaaaaaatgatgaaagtTTTTTATCATGTAGATcaaaatgttaaccaagcatttgagaaaatgttgaacaagaatctgcaaaatgttaatcaagcatataAAAAATGCtcaatgtgtatagaaaaaatattgatcatgtatttgaaaaatgttgaaagtatttgaaaaatgttaaatgtgtgttAGACAAATGTATTAGATATGTACCAAAAATATGTAGAAAAACAGTGCTGagggaaaacaaaagaaaatagatGAAAAAcgagaaagaaagaaacaaaaccGAAGGAAAATCAAGAAAAGAAAAAAGCAattgaaaaccgagaaagaaacaaagaaaacaaagaaaaagaaaaaacattaaaacagagaaagaaacaaagaCAAACCATGGAAAGCACGAGGAAACCCAGGTCATTTTGTTCAAGTAGGTCGCCCCCTAATAGTCTAACTCGAAATTGATGAGTACTTAGTGGCTAGCAGCACCACGCTTTAACCAAGAGGATCTAGGATCGATTCCTGCTCGCTCCCCCTTTTCACTCCTCTCGCGTAGCTTCCGCAATAAAAGCCCGTAGAGCTCCAATtattttttgagagaaacattgacaaaagttctaagtgcctggatttttttgaatttttttcgattttactgttcatgcgggagcatatgagctcgggtgcagaatggaCTTTTCGTCGAAATCCTCCTTTCATAGTCTCAATAGTAGGgataaaaacagagcaaaaatagaCAGAACTGGCAAAAGTGGAAATGAATACAAAAATCCCGGAAGTGAAATGAAAATAGACAGAATTGGCAGCGACACCGTGGACGCAGTCACCCTCAAGGGGGTGCCGTCTTTGGTGAGCTTTGGGGGAAGTGTGCTTGTTTCGGTTGGGGGTTGCTCGGTCTTCAGCAGCCTTGCTGTGTAGCTTGCTTCTCCTCGTGTGCAGATAACAATTGCCGATGCTTTCCTTGGATGAGCTCCAAGTAGTTTGGCGGTGGTGTCCTGGTGTGGTCTTCCGGTTGGCATCGGCGTCGGCCGCTCTTTAGCCCTCGGGTGGGCGTCTCCACCTTTCGACGGATCGGCGCCCTTCGTGCCAGGGCGAGGGGGCAGGGAGCCCCCTTCAGAGGTGGAGGAGGGCGTCATCGACGGCCAGAGCCCATGGAGCTGACAACGGAGCTCCTCCAACTACTGTTTGTTTTCTCCAAGCTTTGCTGGTGCCCTGCATGGTGTTCTGCTCGCTGTGGAAGGCTTCTTCGACTTCTAGCTGGACTTGTGCTTTAGTTTCCATATCTTTGCTAGTAGTCTGTAGTAGCCAGTTCGCTTTACACAACACCATGTATCGGCTTGCTGTTTTGTTCTTTGTCTTCTTTGTTTGTTAGATGTAATcgtggccggttgatggctttgttaattcaaagccgagCTTTTCTTGAGCCTTCATTctaaaaaaaatgaaaatagatAATACCGAAAACGAACATGGGTAGTCCTGGACAATTGTGTGGGTCGCACCCTTGTTCATGACTAGTTCTTTGTTAATACTCAGTCCTTCAAATCTCTCTTTATGGATTCCTCCCATGCCAAGCTCAATCTATCCTGACCTCTCTTACATTATCAACATGCTTCAGCGGTTCGCTATGTgatggagcttctggaggcctatgCTGAATATACTCAAACCATCTCAGATGATGTTGGACAAACTTCTCTTCAATCGATaccaccccaactctatctcgtatatcatcatttctGACCCGGTCATTCCTTGTGTAGCCACACATCCATCTCTTAAGAGGGTGTTGCTGCGGAGATTTGATCACTGGTCACATAGGTGTCAGCCAACACGCCAGTCATTGGCTCATAGTAAGAACAAAAATTTCATATTCATGAAAACCCAAGATTGTCATATCACGGATCATTCCATACAACGGTCCATAGATAATCATCGCACACAATTACCAAACATTAATTGACCCGCATGCAATACTTACAACACCTACTCCACGCAACTTAGAACAGCTAAGCGGCGttaccaaatactccctccgtccggaaatacttgtcgccgaaatggataaaagtggatgtatctaaaactaaaatacgtctagatacattcatttctttgacaagtattttcggacggagggagtaggagttACATTATACATGCCAAAAACCACACTATAGCACGAAACAAAAGTATAGGTTTTGCATACCATAATTAGCCAACAGTGTTTTCCTAAGATTACCTACTGGGTCTTCCATATATCTTGTCAAATGCCTTACGGTATTTATCTATTTCACATTTCACACCCACGACGAAACCAACAACAACACCTGCAATAGTGAGCAGTGCTTGAGTCCTCTTCCTTTTTTCTTCATTCATGTTCTCCCTATCAAAAGGATGTGCATAACGCATAACAATTAGGATGGTTTCATTTGAATACAAATCAAATAAGGTGTAGCGCCTCCAAGTAATTACCTCTCAGCTTCAGCTTTAATTCTAGCTATCTCATCATCAATAATACTAGATATGTTGCCATCTATCTCCACTCCCTCCTTCTCTAATTTTGCCAACAAATGATCAACATCCTTCTTCCTAGCAACATCAGCTTTGGCTCCATTGTTGGATCCACCCTGGTAAGATTAATAATTAGATAATTATAAATTTATATGATATAATGATACACGAGTTAAAGCAGCTATTCATGCATGTTAGTGGCTGTGAACGAGAGAGTATGCATTGCATGACTAATAATAGTCCTTCTAGAATCCATACTATCAAACTAACTTATGTCTAAAGCTATCATTATCAATACTGACTATATGAGAGTGGTTCTAGGAAATGTTTAACAACGTACAGTAGGACATATACATTGATATACTACTcccccattcctaaatatttgtctttttaaagatttcaaatgaactacaacatacgtatgtatataaacatattttagagtgtagattcgctcattttgctctgtatgtagtcacttgttgaaatatctagaaagacaaatatttaggaacaaaaggAGTAGAGGATATACAGTAGTGGTCAAAGTTACATTTCGACAACAACAAAAGGTCACTAAGGGAAAATAAAAAATAAGGATGGAATACTCTTCTTCCCTCCAAGTAAATCAAACGCCCATGTATCGTTTAGCATATCTCTGCTATGTACTCAATGTGCGAGAAGGGTCAGCGCCAGGGCCAGGGGCCCAACCACTAGAAACTGCTTCAGTAAAAACTAATTATCACCACTTTTCGAAGCAAGCAAAGGTAACGAATTTAGCACATAAATCTAAGATAGGCCTCTTCAATCCGGCATTTATTGTGCACATTTCAGTGACAATATTCAGCATTGTTGGTTCAAATTACAGAAACTCTCTCCTAACAAGGGTCTGAACTAGGAAAACTTATACCTCTGTTATTATTGTCTGGGGAAAAGGCTAAGGCGCATCATATAATTTGATTTGTTAGCATCATCAGAACCGTTTGATGGGGTTCTGCTGGTCAATTTGGTGATAAACGTCACAACAAGGCTGTCACACGGCGAATTGCAGGCATCGTAGGTGGATCGATGGAGCGTGAGTGGAACGGTACCTGAGAGGTGGGAAGCGGAGAGTCCGCCGGCGGCGAATCACGGGGTTCGAGATCATGGCACCTGCATCCGCACCGACACCGGAGAGTGTTAGAGGGAGAGCACAGCGCCATGGAACTGTCACACAGGAAGAATCTGGGGTGGCGGCGGGATTGAGCTAGGGTTTTGTCTTTGGTGCGCCGCCACGATCGTCTTTTGATGCGAGGTGGACAAGACAGCGCTGCCTTCCTGAGATTGTAGCCCTTTTCTCTTTCACTTGCGCTTCGGTAGCCCCCTCCGTGCCCACGCAAGGACGGCCGAGATTGCCCAATATCTCTTCATAATAAAGGGtgggatgaacatttttaaaaaa
This genomic window contains:
- the LOC123162784 gene encoding uncharacterized protein isoform X2; this translates as MALRSPSSTSPQDLGPRYSPPADSLPPTSQGGSSNGAKADVARKKEVDHLLAKFKKEGVEIDGKIASIIDDEIARIKAEAERENIINWLKRNGRLMRVVFGEEE
- the LOC123162784 gene encoding uncharacterized protein isoform X1 codes for the protein MALRSPSSTSPQDLGPRYSPPADSLPPTSQGGSSNGAKADVARKKEVDHLLAKFKKEGVEIDGKIASIIDDEIARIKAEAERENIINWLKRNGRLVMLTISSLAFGFFLGGELYEKALYAQMRVVFGEEE
- the LOC123163105 gene encoding uncharacterized protein, coding for MALCSPSNTLRCRCGCRCHDLEPRDSPPADSPLPTSQGGSNNGAKADVARKKDVDHLLAKLEKEGVEIDGNISSIIDDEIARIKAEAERENMNEEKRKRTQALLTIAGVVVGFVVGVKCEIDKYRKAFDKIYGRPSR